A single genomic interval of Nostoc commune NIES-4072 harbors:
- a CDS encoding YlxR family protein encodes MKPNYRRCISCRKVGSKDEFWRIVRVFPSGKVQLDQGMGRSAYICPQTSCLQAAQKKNRLGRSLHASVPETLYQSLLQRLAQCNTQNQI; translated from the coding sequence ATGAAACCAAATTATCGGCGCTGTATTAGTTGCCGGAAAGTAGGCTCAAAAGATGAGTTTTGGCGGATTGTCCGCGTCTTTCCATCGGGAAAGGTACAATTAGATCAGGGCATGGGGCGTTCTGCCTATATTTGTCCGCAAACGAGTTGCTTACAAGCAGCTCAAAAAAAAAATCGACTAGGGCGATCGCTACATGCATCAGTGCCAGAAACACTGTACCAAAGCTTGTTGCAACGTCTAGCCCAGTGCAATACCCAAAACCAAATTTAA
- the nusA gene encoding transcription termination factor NusA, translating to MSMVTLPGLKELIESISRERNLPRLAVQSAIREALLKGYERYRRAQNLERKQFDEDYFENFEVELDIEGEGFRVLSTKTIVEAVNNTDHQISLDEVQQVAPEAQLGDSVVLDVTPDQGEFGRMAAMQTKQVLAQKLRDQQRQMVQEEFQDLEGTVLQARVLRFERQSVVLAVSSGFGQPEVEAELPKREQLPNDNYRANATFKVYLKKVSQGQQRGPQLLVSRADAGLVVYLFANEVPEIEDEVVRIVAVAREANPPSRYVGPRTKIAVDTLDRDVDPVGACIGARGSRIQVVVNELRGEKIDVIRWSPDPATYIANALSPARVDEVRLMDPESRQTHVLVAEDQLSLAIGKEGQNVRLAARLTGWKIDIKDKAKYDYAGEDAKFLAVRTKYQSEESEEDDLEYEEEFEDENQDGSEEEDTFDNDDDE from the coding sequence ATGTCAATGGTTACTTTACCTGGATTAAAAGAATTAATTGAAAGTATAAGTCGTGAGCGGAATTTACCCCGTCTTGCAGTTCAATCAGCTATTAGAGAAGCACTACTCAAAGGCTACGAACGTTATCGTCGCGCCCAAAATTTAGAACGCAAACAGTTTGACGAAGATTATTTTGAGAATTTTGAAGTAGAACTTGATATTGAAGGAGAAGGCTTTCGCGTTCTTTCCACCAAAACCATTGTCGAAGCAGTCAATAACACAGACCACCAGATTTCCCTAGATGAAGTTCAACAAGTAGCTCCCGAAGCGCAGTTAGGGGACTCTGTGGTGCTGGATGTGACCCCCGACCAAGGAGAGTTTGGTCGGATGGCGGCGATGCAAACCAAGCAGGTACTAGCGCAAAAATTACGGGATCAACAGCGCCAAATGGTGCAAGAAGAGTTCCAAGATTTAGAAGGAACTGTCCTGCAAGCAAGAGTTCTGCGGTTTGAGCGGCAATCAGTAGTTCTGGCAGTTAGCAGTGGCTTTGGTCAACCAGAAGTAGAAGCCGAATTACCAAAGCGGGAACAGCTGCCCAACGATAATTATCGCGCAAATGCCACCTTCAAGGTATATCTCAAAAAAGTCTCCCAAGGTCAGCAACGAGGGCCACAGTTGCTTGTGTCTCGTGCTGATGCTGGTTTGGTGGTTTATTTGTTTGCCAACGAAGTTCCAGAAATCGAAGATGAAGTGGTACGGATTGTTGCCGTAGCGAGGGAGGCAAACCCCCCTTCCCGTTATGTGGGTCCCCGGACTAAAATAGCTGTAGATACCCTTGACCGCGATGTAGACCCAGTAGGCGCTTGTATCGGAGCCAGGGGATCGCGAATTCAAGTGGTAGTTAACGAATTACGTGGTGAAAAAATAGACGTAATTCGCTGGTCGCCAGACCCAGCAACATATATCGCTAATGCTTTAAGTCCAGCACGGGTAGATGAAGTACGCCTAATGGACCCAGAATCCCGGCAAACTCACGTACTAGTGGCCGAAGATCAATTGAGTTTAGCCATAGGCAAAGAAGGACAAAATGTCCGTTTGGCAGCCCGTCTGACTGGTTGGAAAATAGACATCAAAGACAAAGCTAAATATGACTATGCAGGAGAAGATGCTAAGTTTCTGGCTGTAAGAACAAAATATCAATCAGAGGAATCAGAGGAAGACGATCTTGAATATGAGGAAGAATTCGAGGATGAAAATCAGGACGGATCAGAAGAGGAGGATACTTTTGACAATGACGATGATGAATAA
- the rimP gene encoding ribosome maturation factor RimP has protein sequence MAHPLVPQIIDLATPVAEELGLEVVGVVFHTNQSPPVLRVDIRNPEQDTGLNDCERMSRALEASLDAAQIVPDAYVLEVSSPGISRQLVTDREFISFKGFPVIISTMPPYDGQPEWTGQLIRRDETALYLNQKGRVVEIPRSLITKVQLDERR, from the coding sequence ATGGCTCATCCTTTAGTTCCACAAATTATTGATTTGGCGACACCAGTAGCAGAAGAACTGGGATTGGAAGTGGTTGGCGTGGTTTTTCACACTAACCAAAGTCCACCAGTTTTGCGGGTAGACATTCGCAATCCTGAGCAAGACACCGGGTTAAATGATTGTGAGAGGATGAGCCGTGCTTTAGAAGCCTCCTTAGATGCTGCCCAAATCGTTCCAGATGCTTATGTCCTGGAAGTGTCTAGTCCTGGGATTTCGCGGCAACTGGTAACAGACAGGGAGTTTATTTCCTTTAAAGGATTTCCTGTCATCATCTCCACAATGCCCCCCTACGACGGACAACCAGAGTGGACTGGTCAGTTGATTCGCCGGGATGAGACAGCACTTTACTTAAACCAAAAAGGTCGTGTAGTCGAAATTCCCCGCTCCCTAATTACTAAGGTGCAGCTAGACGAGCGCCGATAA
- a CDS encoding peptidoglycan-binding domain-containing protein, which produces MWCGFGKSSANFAVTCLITASVVIADTGFAASQRSYTPQQFRAVLRGLGYNVKVTNGPLTDDQTKKAIREFQTGYKLKPVDGIAGPKTQQFAANIVQILHTNLNAVVKPNPPLPRDHFYGSRTEEVVKEYQKKYQLQETGIANLALRQKLNEEAKTVISQPTAKPTPTPTGKPTARPTARPTATPTATPTATPTATPTATPTATPTPTPTATPTATPTATPTATPTATPTTTP; this is translated from the coding sequence ATGTGGTGTGGGTTTGGAAAATCAAGCGCGAACTTTGCTGTTACTTGCCTGATAACTGCTAGCGTCGTAATTGCAGACACAGGTTTCGCAGCCTCTCAACGTAGCTATACCCCTCAGCAATTCCGTGCTGTGTTGCGAGGGTTAGGCTATAACGTCAAGGTAACAAATGGCCCTTTGACGGATGACCAAACTAAAAAGGCAATTCGTGAATTTCAGACGGGTTATAAGCTAAAACCAGTTGATGGAATAGCAGGGCCAAAAACCCAACAATTTGCTGCTAACATCGTTCAGATTTTGCACACAAATTTGAATGCAGTGGTAAAGCCAAATCCTCCCCTACCGCGAGATCATTTTTATGGTTCCCGCACGGAAGAAGTGGTGAAGGAGTATCAGAAAAAATATCAGTTGCAAGAAACTGGAATTGCTAATTTAGCACTCCGCCAAAAGCTGAATGAAGAAGCAAAGACAGTCATCAGTCAGCCAACAGCTAAACCAACACCTACACCGACGGGTAAACCAACAGCTAGACCGACGGCTAGACCAACAGCTACACCAACAGCTACACCAACAGCTACACCAACAGCTACACCGACAGCTACACCAACAGCTACGCCAACACCTACACCGACAGCTACGCCAACAGCTACGCCAACAGCTACGCCGACAGCTACACCAACAGCTACACCGACAACTACACCCTAA
- a CDS encoding SDH family Clp fold serine proteinase, with product MGFGIGDLFWIFLLLTSLQPLWQKRQVEYRRLRALQQFQQERKSRVILLIHRQESISFLGIPLSRYITIEDSEQILRAIRLTPPDVPIDLILHTPGGLVLATEQIARALIRHQAKVTVFVPHYAMSGGTMLALASDEIIMDANAVLGPVDPQLGNYPAASILKVVEDKPIGEIDDQTLIMADLSRKAIQQVQRFVRTLLKDSIPKQKVLPENIESIIEALTTGRVTHDYPITIEEATEMGLPVTVGLPHSIYDLMDLYPQPQGGRPSVQYIPMPYNDRRPILPMPKGRPLEEPNQMT from the coding sequence ATGGGCTTTGGTATTGGTGATTTATTCTGGATTTTCCTGCTTCTGACTTCTTTGCAACCCCTTTGGCAAAAACGTCAAGTAGAATATCGGCGCTTGCGTGCTTTACAACAATTCCAGCAGGAACGCAAAAGTCGGGTAATTTTGCTGATTCACCGCCAAGAGTCTATTAGTTTCCTGGGAATTCCCTTATCTCGCTACATTACTATCGAAGACTCAGAACAAATATTGCGAGCAATTCGCCTTACACCCCCAGATGTGCCGATTGACTTAATTTTGCACACTCCTGGTGGTTTGGTTTTAGCTACAGAACAAATCGCCAGAGCATTAATTCGCCACCAGGCAAAAGTTACAGTCTTTGTACCCCACTATGCTATGAGTGGCGGTACAATGCTTGCACTCGCCTCTGATGAAATTATTATGGATGCTAACGCTGTCTTAGGGCCAGTTGATCCCCAGTTAGGTAATTACCCAGCAGCAAGTATCCTAAAAGTAGTTGAAGATAAACCTATCGGTGAGATTGATGACCAAACTCTCATTATGGCCGACCTCTCACGCAAAGCAATTCAACAGGTACAGAGGTTTGTACGAACTCTGCTAAAAGACAGTATACCCAAACAAAAAGTTCTGCCAGAAAATATTGAATCGATTATCGAAGCCTTGACAACTGGCCGCGTCACCCACGACTATCCCATAACTATAGAAGAAGCAACAGAAATGGGGCTGCCCGTAACTGTCGGACTGCCCCATTCTATTTATGATCTCATGGATTTGTACCCACAGCCACAAGGAGGCCGACCCAGCGTCCAGTACATTCCTATGCCTTACAATGACCGCCGTCCAATTTTACCTATGCCCAAGGGCAGACCCTTAGAAGAACCAAATCAAATGACTTGA
- a CDS encoding AbrB/MazE/SpoVT family DNA-binding domain-containing protein, which yields MLAKLTSKNQLTLPKSITREIGEAEYFEVKVEGGQIILTPVKIHRADAVRSKLADLGLSEQDVADAVAWARQS from the coding sequence ATGCTCGCCAAGTTAACTTCTAAGAATCAATTAACGTTGCCTAAAAGTATTACTCGTGAAATTGGGGAGGCTGAGTATTTTGAGGTAAAGGTGGAGGGGGGGCAAATTATTCTGACTCCTGTAAAAATTCATCGGGCTGATGCGGTTCGATCTAAGCTGGCGGATTTAGGGCTGAGTGAGCAGGATGTGGCTGATGCGGTGGCTTGGGCGCGTCAGTCGTGA
- a CDS encoding putative toxin-antitoxin system toxin component, PIN family, with amino-acid sequence MGCPRVVIDTNIIISALIFGGRVSRLRLAWQDDLFTPLVSKATTTELIRVLAYPKFKLTPTEQEDLLSDYILFCEAVAMPDRLPVIPECRDPFDVPFLLLAMVSEADYLVTGDRNLLSLKDNFSCPIITAEYFLNVIDGQSP; translated from the coding sequence ATGGGTTGTCCACGGGTGGTAATTGATACTAATATCATCATCTCGGCGCTGATATTTGGGGGCAGAGTATCTAGGCTTCGTTTGGCATGGCAGGACGATCTCTTCACTCCCCTGGTTTCTAAAGCGACAACGACTGAGTTAATCCGAGTGCTGGCTTATCCAAAGTTTAAGCTCACGCCAACTGAGCAAGAAGATTTACTGTCGGATTACATACTCTTTTGTGAAGCTGTAGCGATGCCCGACCGCTTGCCTGTAATTCCTGAATGTCGTGACCCGTTTGATGTACCTTTTTTACTTTTGGCTATGGTCAGTGAGGCGGATTATCTTGTGACAGGCGATCGCAATTTACTCAGTCTAAAAGATAATTTTTCTTGCCCGATTATCACGGCTGAATATTTTCTAAATGTTATTGATGGTCAGTCGCCCTAA
- a CDS encoding serine/threonine-protein kinase encodes MVWNAGKSLFGGRYIIESQLGEGGIGITYLARNQRNQLRVIKTLKEEILNHPAWILHRNKLRQDFRDEAVRLAVCHHPHIVQIETIFDEGNLPCMVMDYIEGEDLGQRLRRMGVLSEGEALLYIRQIGDALTLIHSKGLLHRDLKPRNIMIRIDKAEAVLIDFGIAREFIPNMIQRHTVYRTPGFAPPEQYESEAPRGEYIDIYALAATLYNLLTAVIPTSADDRRHNINLEPPQYFNPKISDRVNQAIMCGMDLESTYRPQSVQEWLDLLSSDTGGDKIPPISSNLVITRRLKPPPLVLDQQKWQCVQTLKGHSSMVHAIAISSDGQFIASGSNDHTIKLWQLGTGKLVRQLGRWSSGHSSMVHSVAFSPVSSKLSYQRESGKSAGVAELNWEILASGSWDNTIKLWDINTGKEIRTLTGHTNWVNSVAFSPDGKFLASGSVDCTIKLWQVHTGIETQTLIGHSDSVSSVAYSPTTPATNSKDRQLVASASTDYTIKLWQVYTGRNICTLLGHSFFVNCIAFSKDGEIIASGSGDNTIKLWDVNTGKEIRTLIGHSDSIWSVAFSHDGQFLASGSWDNTIKLWHVQSGREISTLVGHSSYVRCVAFSPDGQTLVSGGDDDTIKIWRREY; translated from the coding sequence ATGGTGTGGAATGCAGGAAAGTCTTTATTCGGTGGACGGTACATTATTGAAAGCCAACTAGGTGAAGGCGGAATTGGCATTACTTATCTTGCCAGAAATCAACGGAATCAACTGCGAGTGATTAAAACTCTTAAAGAAGAAATCTTGAATCACCCCGCCTGGATACTCCACCGAAACAAGTTACGGCAAGACTTCCGTGATGAAGCAGTAAGGCTGGCTGTGTGTCATCATCCTCATATAGTACAGATAGAAACCATCTTTGATGAGGGAAATTTGCCCTGCATGGTGATGGATTACATCGAAGGCGAAGACTTAGGACAGCGCCTAAGACGGATGGGAGTGCTATCAGAAGGAGAAGCGCTACTGTACATTAGGCAAATTGGCGACGCTTTAACGCTAATTCACTCTAAAGGGCTGCTGCATCGGGATCTCAAACCACGTAATATTATGATCCGCATTGATAAAGCAGAAGCAGTGCTGATAGATTTTGGCATCGCTAGAGAATTTATTCCCAATATGATCCAAAGGCATACAGTGTATCGTACTCCTGGTTTTGCCCCACCTGAGCAGTATGAATCAGAAGCGCCACGAGGAGAATATATTGATATCTACGCCTTAGCTGCTACTTTGTATAATTTGCTTACCGCAGTTATACCGACAAGTGCAGATGATAGACGCCACAATATTAATTTAGAACCACCACAATATTTTAATCCTAAAATCAGCGACAGGGTAAATCAGGCTATTATGTGCGGCATGGATTTGGAGTCAACCTATCGTCCCCAGTCTGTGCAGGAGTGGTTGGATTTATTGAGTTCTGATACTGGTGGCGATAAAATACCACCAATATCATCTAACTTAGTGATAACGCGTAGACTTAAACCACCTCCACTTGTATTAGATCAACAGAAGTGGCAATGTGTACAGACCCTCAAAGGTCATTCTAGTATGGTTCATGCGATCGCCATTAGCTCAGACGGGCAATTTATTGCTAGCGGCAGTAATGACCATACTATTAAACTTTGGCAACTAGGTACTGGCAAGCTAGTGCGTCAACTAGGTCGTTGGTCTTCTGGTCATTCCAGTATGGTTCATTCCGTCGCCTTTAGCCCAGTCTCCTCAAAGCTTTCTTATCAAAGGGAGTCAGGCAAATCTGCGGGAGTTGCAGAACTGAACTGGGAAATTTTAGCTAGCGGTAGTTGGGATAACACCATCAAATTGTGGGATATAAACACAGGCAAAGAAATTCGTACTCTCACAGGTCATACTAATTGGGTAAATTCCGTTGCCTTTAGTCCAGATGGCAAATTTCTAGCTAGTGGCAGTGTTGACTGCACAATTAAACTGTGGCAAGTACACACAGGCATAGAAACCCAAACTCTGATAGGCCATTCTGACTCAGTTTCGTCAGTTGCCTATTCTCCAACAACGCCTGCAACGAATAGCAAAGATAGACAGCTTGTGGCTAGTGCCAGTACTGATTACACCATTAAATTATGGCAAGTATACACAGGCAGAAACATTTGCACATTATTAGGTCATTCCTTCTTTGTTAACTGTATCGCCTTCAGCAAGGATGGGGAAATTATCGCCAGTGGTAGTGGTGACAACACAATTAAATTGTGGGATGTAAATACAGGCAAAGAAATTCGTACTCTTATTGGTCATTCTGATTCAATTTGGTCAGTTGCCTTTAGCCACGATGGTCAATTTCTTGCTAGTGGCAGTTGGGACAACACTATCAAACTGTGGCACGTACAAAGTGGCAGAGAAATCAGCACACTTGTAGGACATTCTAGTTATGTTCGATGCGTCGCCTTCAGTCCCGATGGTCAAACCCTAGTTAGTGGTGGTGATGACGACACTATCAAGATTTGGCGAAGGGAGTACTAA
- a CDS encoding c-type heme family protein, producing MLKNLKLKQKFTILLLIILTFGLSLSGFALSSLLRENAKQDISSTGLMLMQTMSSIRKYTNTQVNPELADKLATEFLPQSVPAYSAREVFEILRKTPDYRDFFYKEATLNPTNLRDKADVFETEIVEKFRNKSDLKELSGFRSIPGGDIFYIARPLPVSEQSCLVCHSVPEAAPPSMINLYGTANGFGWKLNEIVGAQIITVPANNVINKAHQSSLVIILIVSTIFIATILLVNYFLNRQVVIPLKRMTRIAEEVSTGHMEVEFEQMSNDEIGNLAKAFKRMQLSLEMAMKRIKRTQGSIGD from the coding sequence ATGCTAAAGAATCTAAAGCTGAAACAAAAATTTACAATTCTCCTACTGATAATTCTAACATTCGGTCTAAGCTTGAGTGGATTTGCTCTTTCTTCTCTGCTTAGAGAGAATGCTAAACAAGATATTAGCTCAACAGGTCTTATGCTCATGCAAACCATGAGTTCTATTCGTAAATATACCAATACTCAAGTTAATCCAGAGCTAGCTGATAAATTGGCAACTGAGTTTCTGCCGCAAAGTGTGCCTGCATACTCAGCACGGGAGGTATTTGAGATTTTACGGAAAACACCAGACTACCGTGATTTCTTTTACAAAGAAGCAACTCTCAATCCCACAAATCTTCGGGATAAGGCTGACGTTTTTGAGACGGAAATTGTAGAAAAGTTCAGAAATAAATCAGACCTTAAAGAACTGAGTGGATTTCGCTCAATTCCTGGTGGAGATATATTTTATATTGCTCGTCCCTTACCAGTTTCTGAACAAAGTTGTTTAGTCTGTCATAGTGTACCAGAAGCTGCACCTCCAAGTATGATTAATCTTTATGGTACAGCTAATGGATTTGGGTGGAAGCTGAATGAAATTGTCGGCGCTCAGATTATTACAGTACCAGCAAATAACGTCATCAACAAAGCTCATCAGTCTTCCTTAGTAATTATTCTAATTGTATCAACTATTTTTATAGCTACTATCCTGTTAGTAAACTATTTCTTGAATCGACAAGTTGTTATACCTCTCAAACGCATGACTCGCATCGCTGAAGAAGTTAGTACTGGACACATGGAAGTTGAATTTGAGCAAATGTCTAATGATGAAATCGGTAATTTAGCTAAAGCCTTTAAACGGATGCAGTTAAGTTTAGAAATGGCAATGAAAAGAATCAAACGCACTCAAGGAAGTATAGGGGATTAA
- a CDS encoding serine/threonine-protein kinase: MSQSPMTRPEIAAGTLIDNRYIIQKLLGQGGLGRTYLAFDTRRFNEACVLKEFAPIGTGESGLEQYRNLFKREAKILHQLQHPQIPKFLACFEGDGRLFLVQEYVDGKTYSRLLGELQRQGRNFSEEEVIEWLKNLLPVLEYVHQHNIIHRDISPDNIMLPDGKDLPVLIDFGVGKQIADMNESRSSNNQVTFVGKMSLVGKVGYAPREQISLGLCSPSSDLYALGVTAIVLLTGRDPSLLMDQYSLEWNWRYYTYVTDGFAQVIDQMLADRPNKRYQAASEVLIDLERIGEPKLVMSPAIMLDDLPPTVFNPEFQPMSAISQSYNQPGETIFSSPTSSAIPQIGQIKEQQPPLQPAFIKHCHQELAYHIGPMANIVIEEILDQNPYISPDQFIELIAREIPDFQAAFEFKKSLFS; this comes from the coding sequence ATGTCACAGTCCCCTATGACAAGACCAGAAATAGCTGCTGGAACTCTAATCGATAACCGCTATATTATCCAAAAACTTCTGGGGCAGGGAGGATTGGGGCGAACTTACTTGGCCTTTGACACTCGTCGGTTTAATGAAGCTTGTGTTCTCAAGGAGTTTGCGCCCATTGGCACAGGGGAGAGTGGGCTGGAACAATATCGCAACTTGTTTAAAAGAGAAGCAAAAATTCTTCATCAATTACAACATCCTCAAATTCCCAAGTTTTTGGCTTGCTTTGAAGGAGATGGTCGGTTATTCCTAGTACAAGAGTATGTTGACGGTAAAACATATTCTAGGCTGCTAGGAGAACTTCAACGTCAAGGAAGAAACTTTTCTGAAGAAGAAGTTATAGAGTGGCTAAAAAATCTGCTACCTGTTTTGGAATATGTTCACCAGCACAACATTATCCATCGAGATATTTCGCCTGATAATATCATGTTACCTGATGGTAAGGATCTGCCAGTGCTGATTGATTTCGGTGTAGGCAAGCAAATTGCTGACATGAATGAAAGCAGAAGTTCTAACAACCAGGTGACTTTTGTTGGCAAAATGTCCCTTGTCGGTAAAGTGGGGTATGCTCCGCGTGAACAGATTAGCTTGGGTTTATGTTCTCCCTCTAGTGACCTTTATGCTTTGGGAGTAACAGCTATTGTATTACTCACAGGTAGAGATCCATCCTTACTAATGGATCAATATTCCTTAGAATGGAACTGGCGTTATTATACCTATGTTACTGATGGATTCGCTCAAGTAATCGATCAGATGTTAGCAGATAGACCTAACAAGCGATACCAAGCAGCAAGTGAAGTTCTTATAGATTTAGAGCGGATTGGAGAACCAAAACTGGTAATGTCTCCTGCAATCATGCTTGATGATTTGCCCCCCACCGTATTTAATCCTGAATTTCAGCCTATGTCGGCAATATCGCAGTCATACAACCAACCTGGAGAAACAATTTTTAGTTCACCTACTTCATCAGCTATTCCGCAAATTGGGCAAATCAAAGAACAGCAACCTCCCCTCCAACCAGCATTTATTAAACATTGTCACCAAGAGTTAGCTTACCACATTGGGCCTATGGCAAATATCGTTATAGAAGAAATATTAGATCAAAATCCTTACATTTCACCCGACCAATTTATTGAACTCATAGCCAGGGAAATTCCTGACTTTCAAGCAGCTTTTGAGTTCAAAAAAAGCTTATTCTCATAA
- a CDS encoding Uma2 family endonuclease produces the protein MTSSPHYIRQSDPPLPPWETLPTMYDLPSDNPEEPGLPDDFHFLQPLLLYLTFQPINWNPELVYSAADLNLYYDLQHPLWYKRPDWFGVVGVRKLYKGQDLRLSYVTWQEPVNPFVVVELLSPGTEDEDLGTTRESAADKPPSKWEVYERILRIPYYVVFSRYTNELRAFQLVGGHYEPMNLTNGYLLMPEIDLSLGLWQGSFRDIERLWLRWFTLTGELIPAPAEEAAAATERAMIAEQEAREAKQEAIEAKQEATQAKRKAEQLAERLRQLGVNPDELDELL, from the coding sequence ATGACTTCTTCTCCTCACTATATTCGCCAATCTGACCCGCCGCTTCCTCCTTGGGAAACACTACCAACGATGTATGATTTACCAAGTGATAACCCAGAGGAACCAGGCTTGCCAGACGATTTTCACTTTTTACAACCCTTACTTTTATACTTAACTTTTCAGCCGATTAACTGGAATCCGGAACTAGTCTACAGTGCGGCTGACCTTAATCTCTATTATGATTTACAGCATCCTTTGTGGTATAAGCGCCCAGATTGGTTTGGTGTAGTAGGGGTAAGAAAATTATACAAAGGGCAAGACTTACGATTAAGTTATGTAACTTGGCAAGAGCCAGTAAATCCCTTCGTGGTTGTTGAGTTATTATCTCCAGGTACGGAAGACGAAGATTTAGGCACAACAAGAGAAAGTGCAGCAGATAAACCTCCTAGCAAATGGGAAGTTTATGAGCGAATTTTGCGGATTCCTTACTATGTTGTTTTTAGTCGCTATACTAATGAACTTCGGGCTTTTCAGTTAGTCGGCGGTCATTATGAACCGATGAACTTGACTAATGGATACCTACTAATGCCAGAGATAGATTTAAGTTTAGGCTTATGGCAAGGTTCATTTCGAGATATTGAAAGGTTGTGGTTGAGGTGGTTCACTTTGACGGGAGAATTAATTCCCGCACCCGCAGAGGAAGCTGCTGCTGCAACTGAACGAGCTATGATTGCTGAACAAGAAGCTAGGGAAGCTAAACAAGAAGCTATAGAAGCTAAACAAGAAGCTACTCAAGCCAAACGAAAAGCGGAACAATTAGCAGAACGTTTGCGTCAGTTGGGCGTGAATCCGGATGAACTAGATGAATTATTGTAG
- a CDS encoding HNH endonuclease, translating into MIDDATKEIVRKRANYLCEYCHSPERISTTIFTVDHLIPKSIGGSDELNNLALACRRCNEHRYNFVAGYDSETKAIVPLFNPRQQIWSEHFLWSANGKTIFLWSANGKTIIGVTATGRATCKRLDMNDERYPENDSILSARGFWIQAGLHPPNEDPRAK; encoded by the coding sequence ATGATTGATGATGCTACTAAAGAAATTGTCCGTAAACGCGCAAATTATCTGTGCGAATATTGCCATTCTCCAGAACGCATTTCCACTACAATATTTACAGTAGACCATTTGATACCAAAGTCTATTGGTGGTTCTGATGAACTTAATAATTTAGCCTTGGCTTGTCGTCGTTGTAATGAACATCGCTACAACTTTGTCGCTGGATATGACTCAGAGACTAAAGCAATAGTACCCCTATTTAATCCTCGTCAACAAATTTGGTCAGAGCATTTTCTTTGGTCAGCAAATGGTAAGACAATTTTTCTTTGGTCAGCAAATGGTAAGACAATTATTGGAGTTACCGCCACTGGTAGAGCAACATGCAAGCGACTTGATATGAACGACGAACGCTATCCAGAAAATGACTCTATTCTGAGTGCGCGAGGTTTTTGGATTCAAGCTGGCTTACATCCTCCTAATGAAGATCCAAGGGCAAAGTAA
- a CDS encoding Uma2 family endonuclease gives MTTLTQDYQITWEKLPDDYKLPDDPVDNINQPALAAALTESLQLVGKISTNTLTTTNYGICATLNNKMVIKAPDWAFIAKINVSREEVTRSYTPQLQGEIPVIVMEFISDTQETEYSIKATYPPGKWFFYERILKVPNYIIFEPDSGSIEMYRLHNTEQYILQEPDENQRYWIAEMNLYLGVWQGTRENRTGKWLRWWDEQGNLLPWGSELAEQERQRAEQERQRAEQERQRAERLTAQLRAAGIEPEV, from the coding sequence ATGACAACCCTCACCCAAGACTACCAAATCACTTGGGAAAAACTACCCGATGATTACAAACTCCCAGATGATCCAGTGGACAACATCAATCAACCAGCTTTAGCTGCTGCACTCACGGAAAGCCTACAATTAGTCGGAAAAATTTCAACTAATACTCTAACAACAACTAATTACGGTATTTGTGCCACCCTAAACAACAAAATGGTCATTAAAGCCCCTGATTGGGCTTTTATTGCCAAAATTAATGTTAGTAGAGAAGAAGTAACACGCAGTTATACCCCTCAACTACAAGGTGAAATTCCCGTAATTGTAATGGAATTTATTTCCGATACACAGGAGACAGAATATTCTATCAAAGCGACATATCCCCCAGGGAAATGGTTTTTCTACGAGCGCATCTTAAAAGTACCAAACTACATCATCTTTGAGCCAGATAGCGGCAGTATCGAAATGTATCGCTTACACAACACAGAACAGTACATTTTGCAAGAGCCTGATGAAAATCAACGCTACTGGATAGCAGAAATGAATCTTTACCTTGGGGTGTGGCAAGGTACTCGTGAAAACCGCACAGGAAAGTGGTTGCGGTGGTGGGATGAACAAGGAAACCTTTTACCTTGGGGTTCCGAGTTAGCCGAACAGGAACGCCAGCGTGCCGAACAGGAACGCCAACGCGCCGAACAAGAACGCCAACGCGCTGAACGACTAACAGCACAATTGCGGGCGGCGGGAATTGAGCCAGAAGTGTGA